A portion of the Sphingobacterium spiritivorum genome contains these proteins:
- a CDS encoding DUF6157 family protein: MKTYTTNYFNTFIEAAEDCPVKSGTIPSQRGNKPTVAQQQLDLIRTHPYTYTSDDVLYWLYADKNGFERSDFSARTDFFSKGQACMRASPLAKVFGWGIHFDESGKMAVYGIETQAYKELSEDTALQHTRAMRSKRA, encoded by the coding sequence ATGAAAACATACACAACGAATTACTTTAACACTTTTATCGAGGCAGCCGAAGATTGCCCGGTCAAAAGCGGCACAATTCCTTCGCAAAGAGGAAATAAACCAACTGTTGCTCAGCAGCAACTTGATCTTATTCGCACCCATCCTTACACCTATACTTCGGATGATGTACTTTACTGGTTATATGCAGATAAAAATGGCTTTGAAAGGAGTGATTTTTCTGCGAGAACAGATTTTTTCAGCAAAGGGCAGGCATGTATGCGTGCTTCCCCATTGGCAAAAGTCTTTGGATGGGGTATACATTTTGATGAATCTGGAAAAATGGCGGTATACGGAATAGAAACACAAGCTTACAAAGAACTGTCAGAGGATACTGCATTACAGCATACACGTGCTATGCGGAGTAAAAGGGCTTAA
- a CDS encoding helix-turn-helix domain-containing protein produces the protein MNALGKKIRLLRHQKGWSQEDVAKRLDISIPAFSKIETGITDVNLSRLNQISKLFSLSVVQLLSTSDSEEDKQYANELADMSKKLQVRETEVIELQKKVIDLYEQLHKKL, from the coding sequence ATGAATGCATTAGGAAAAAAAATCAGATTACTTAGACACCAAAAAGGTTGGAGTCAAGAAGATGTAGCGAAAAGATTGGACATCTCAATCCCTGCTTTTTCTAAAATCGAAACTGGTATTACAGATGTAAATCTGTCAAGGTTGAACCAAATCTCTAAACTTTTTAGTTTAAGTGTAGTTCAACTTTTGTCTACCTCAGATTCTGAAGAAGATAAGCAATATGCGAATGAGTTAGCCGATATGAGTAAAAAACTACAAGTAAGAGAAACGGAGGTCATTGAACTGCAAAAGAAAGTGATTGACCTTTATGAGCAATTACATAAAAAACTGTAA
- a CDS encoding helix-turn-helix transcriptional regulator — MNDDSPKKFDRTVAILIQLQSKRVVKAQELADRFNVSLRTIYRDIRTLEASGVPIFGEAGTGYSLMEGYRLPPVMFTREEATSFVAAEKLMQQYVDQGIQEHFSSAIIKIKAVLKSMEKDLLSNLESQVLIQSNSKNLNTLVPNALSVLFESISRKKKVRMHYQTIENEHPETRVIEPVGIFHENKFWYMIAYCYLRKAYRQFRTDRIQRLEALEDAFDIEHPAISEFLHKRQDVEKRKVVILMDAKIAKYLVWQRDAYGFISEERVEGGKVRLTFMTAYMCEDFARWFMMFADVAEIEEPPELKVRVHELTFKAMENLTQLNENIHNELL; from the coding sequence ATGAATGATGATTCGCCAAAAAAATTTGACCGTACGGTTGCCATCCTGATTCAGTTGCAATCTAAAAGAGTTGTAAAGGCACAGGAGCTTGCGGACCGCTTTAATGTGAGTTTACGAACGATCTATCGTGACATCAGAACATTGGAAGCCTCCGGGGTGCCTATTTTTGGAGAAGCCGGCACAGGATATTCTTTGATGGAAGGTTATCGTCTTCCACCGGTTATGTTTACCCGAGAAGAGGCGACCAGTTTTGTGGCAGCAGAAAAATTAATGCAGCAATATGTAGATCAGGGTATACAGGAGCATTTTTCGTCAGCAATAATCAAAATAAAGGCAGTACTCAAGTCCATGGAAAAGGACCTGCTATCTAATCTGGAATCTCAGGTGCTTATACAATCCAACAGCAAAAATCTGAATACATTAGTACCCAATGCATTGTCGGTGCTTTTTGAAAGCATTTCACGAAAGAAAAAGGTCAGAATGCATTATCAGACTATTGAAAACGAACATCCGGAAACCAGAGTTATAGAGCCTGTGGGTATATTCCATGAGAATAAATTCTGGTATATGATTGCCTATTGTTATCTCCGCAAGGCGTACAGACAATTCAGAACAGATCGTATTCAGCGATTAGAAGCTCTGGAAGATGCATTTGATATAGAGCATCCTGCTATTAGCGAGTTTTTGCATAAAAGACAGGATGTGGAAAAGCGGAAAGTTGTCATTTTAATGGATGCAAAGATTGCTAAATATTTAGTCTGGCAGCGAGATGCTTACGGCTTTATATCCGAAGAAAGAGTAGAAGGAGGAAAGGTAAGACTGACTTTTATGACAGCTTATATGTGTGAAGATTTTGCCCGATGGTTTATGATGTTTGCAGACGTAGCCGAGATTGAAGAACCTCCCGAATTAAAAGTTAGAGTACATGAACTAACCTTTAAAGCAATGGAAAACCTGACGCAGCTCAATGAAAACATACACAACGAATTACTTTAA
- a CDS encoding outer membrane beta-barrel protein — MKKLFLTLTAITALTFAANAQTEKGKFIVGGQVGFSTSKIQDTDIKSSSFSIMPQVGYFVSDNFAIGTGIGYEYNKSETTTENVNDAFKVAPYGRYYLGEGPVKFFGQLTVPMAWGNQKVDDVKTNKTTNYGVEVAPGFAYFPTSKIGIEFKVRGLYYNHGQVENIATDTKVKTNTFGLDANSLAPTIGVQFHF; from the coding sequence ATGAAAAAATTATTCTTAACATTAACTGCCATTACAGCTTTAACATTTGCAGCTAACGCACAAACAGAAAAAGGTAAATTCATTGTTGGAGGTCAGGTTGGCTTCTCTACTTCAAAAATTCAAGATACAGATATCAAAAGCAGCAGCTTTTCTATTATGCCACAAGTAGGTTATTTCGTAAGTGACAACTTCGCAATAGGTACAGGAATTGGTTATGAATACAACAAATCAGAAACAACAACTGAAAATGTAAATGATGCTTTCAAAGTTGCTCCATACGGACGTTATTACCTGGGTGAAGGACCAGTTAAGTTCTTCGGACAGTTAACAGTTCCAATGGCATGGGGTAATCAAAAAGTAGATGATGTAAAAACAAACAAAACTACAAATTACGGAGTTGAAGTAGCACCAGGTTTTGCATACTTCCCTACTTCTAAAATCGGAATCGAATTTAAAGTAAGAGGTTTGTACTATAATCATGGTCAGGTCGAAAACATTGCGACAGATACAAAAGTGAAAACAAATACATTCGGTTTGGATGCAAATTCTTTAGCACCTACAATCGGCGTACAATTCCACTTTTAA
- a CDS encoding CofH family radical SAM protein has protein sequence MNINSLLERALNFEFLSKEEGIYLYHHAATADLTYVANECRKVQVPHGKVTWQIDRNVNTTNVCIANCKFCNFFRRPGHDESYITDIETYKQKIEETFKYGGDQLLLQGGHHPDLGLAFYADIFKKLKELYPTLKLHSLGPPEIAHIAKLEGMTHIDVLRHLKESGLDSLPGAGAEILNDRVRRLISKGKCGGKEWLDVMRAAHQLNLPTSATMMFGHIETIEERFEHLVWIREVQSEKPQDAYGFIAFIPWPFQDDGTLLKRLRGITNDVTGEEYIRMIALSRIMLPNIKNIQASWLTVGKRTAELCLHAGANDFGSIMIEENVVSAAGAPHRFTSKSIQDAIREAGFEPQLRTQTYQFRDLPEHMEEQVINY, from the coding sequence ATGAATATTAACAGTTTATTAGAACGTGCCTTAAATTTTGAATTCCTTTCCAAGGAAGAAGGCATCTATTTATATCATCATGCTGCTACTGCAGACCTGACTTACGTAGCTAATGAATGCCGCAAAGTACAGGTTCCGCATGGGAAAGTGACCTGGCAGATAGACCGTAATGTCAACACAACTAATGTCTGTATTGCCAATTGCAAATTTTGTAATTTTTTCAGACGACCGGGACATGACGAAAGCTACATCACAGATATAGAAACCTATAAGCAAAAGATAGAGGAAACCTTCAAATACGGAGGTGATCAACTCTTATTACAGGGAGGCCACCATCCTGACCTAGGTCTGGCTTTCTATGCTGACATTTTTAAAAAACTTAAAGAATTATATCCGACGCTGAAACTTCATTCGTTGGGTCCTCCCGAAATTGCACATATTGCAAAACTGGAAGGAATGACTCACATTGATGTACTGAGACATCTCAAAGAATCCGGACTGGATTCTCTACCAGGTGCCGGAGCTGAAATATTAAATGACCGTGTCAGAAGGCTGATTTCTAAAGGTAAGTGCGGAGGTAAAGAATGGCTGGATGTCATGAGAGCCGCGCATCAGCTTAATCTGCCAACATCTGCCACTATGATGTTTGGACATATTGAAACCATAGAAGAGCGTTTTGAACATTTGGTTTGGATACGCGAAGTTCAATCTGAAAAACCTCAGGATGCATATGGCTTTATTGCCTTTATTCCATGGCCTTTTCAGGATGATGGTACCCTTCTGAAACGATTGAGGGGAATCACAAATGATGTGACAGGTGAAGAATACATCCGTATGATTGCACTTAGCCGTATCATGCTTCCCAATATCAAAAACATACAGGCTTCCTGGCTGACTGTCGGTAAACGTACGGCAGAATTGTGTCTTCACGCCGGAGCGAATGATTTCGGTTCTATTATGATTGAAGAAAATGTAGTTTCTGCAGCTGGTGCTCCTCACCGCTTTACATCCAAATCCATTCAGGATGCTATTCGTGAAGCAGGTTTTGAACCTCAATTGAGAACGCAGACCTACCAATTCAGAGATTTACCTGAGCATATGGAAGAACAGGTAATCAATTATTAA
- a CDS encoding NADH-quinone oxidoreductase subunit D, with product MTNDVYNQAFTNYQNRIAAIGSQEMVINMGPQHPSTHGVLRLELITDGEIVKDIIPHLGYLHRCFDKHAESINYTKTIPFTDRLDYLASMNNSHAYVMGVERMLGLDTRIPKRVEYIRVLVCELNRIASHLIAIGTYGIDIGAFTPFMWCFRDREHIMNMLEWASGSRMLYNYIWIGGLFYDLPVGFEERCTEFVEYFKPKLTELDELLTQNQIFISRTANIGALPADVAINYGCSGPMLRASGIKWDLRRADGYSVYPELEFDIPVGKGEMGQLGDCWDRYKVRVDEIKESVHIVKQCLERLQKDFPRTTDFDPRALVPKKVNIKAQDYYVRAENPKGELGFYFVAQDKSDIPKRVKSRGPSFNNLSVLPELGKGVLIADLIAILGSIDIVLGEVDR from the coding sequence ATGACAAACGACGTATATAATCAGGCATTTACAAATTATCAAAACAGGATAGCAGCTATCGGTTCTCAGGAGATGGTAATCAATATGGGACCTCAACACCCTTCCACCCACGGTGTGTTGCGACTCGAACTGATCACTGACGGAGAAATTGTTAAAGATATTATCCCTCATCTGGGTTATTTGCATCGTTGTTTTGACAAACATGCTGAATCTATCAATTATACCAAAACTATACCTTTTACAGATCGTCTGGATTATCTGGCTTCTATGAATAACAGCCATGCATATGTAATGGGGGTAGAACGTATGCTGGGACTGGATACTAGAATTCCTAAGCGTGTAGAGTATATACGTGTGTTGGTTTGCGAGTTAAACCGTATTGCCTCACATCTTATAGCAATAGGTACCTATGGTATTGATATAGGTGCATTTACACCGTTTATGTGGTGTTTTCGGGATCGCGAACATATTATGAATATGCTGGAGTGGGCTTCAGGTTCACGCATGTTGTATAATTATATCTGGATAGGAGGGCTCTTTTATGATCTTCCTGTGGGATTCGAAGAGCGTTGCACTGAATTCGTAGAGTATTTCAAGCCTAAATTGACCGAGCTGGATGAGTTATTAACTCAAAATCAGATCTTTATTTCAAGAACTGCTAATATCGGGGCTCTTCCGGCTGATGTAGCCATTAATTATGGATGTTCCGGACCAATGTTGCGGGCTTCAGGTATAAAGTGGGATTTGAGGAGAGCTGACGGATATTCTGTATATCCTGAATTAGAATTTGATATTCCCGTCGGGAAGGGAGAAATGGGACAATTAGGAGATTGCTGGGATCGGTATAAGGTGAGAGTGGATGAGATAAAAGAATCGGTACATATTGTTAAACAGTGTCTGGAGCGTCTTCAAAAAGATTTTCCGCGTACAACAGATTTTGATCCCCGTGCATTAGTTCCCAAGAAAGTGAATATAAAAGCACAGGATTATTATGTAAGGGCCGAAAACCCCAAAGGTGAATTAGGGTTCTATTTTGTGGCGCAGGATAAATCTGATATTCCCAAACGTGTTAAATCAAGAGGACCCAGTTTTAATAATTTGTCCGTATTACCTGAATTAGGGAAGGGAGTATTGATTGCGGATTTGATTGCGATCTTAGGGTCAATTGATATTGTGCTTGGAGAAGTCGATAGATAA
- a CDS encoding NADH-quinone oxidoreductase subunit C, whose translation MTFEDIKALLIRQFDGAVIVKEQATGLQPALYIMPENLIEVCQFLRDCSDTYFDFLSNITAVDDFPADTFTVVYHLASIPHQLQLTLKTELTASRDLEILPSLPSVSAVWKTAEWHEREAFDLMGIFFTDHPDLRRILLPDDWEGFPLRKDYQDPEQYHGININ comes from the coding sequence ATGACCTTTGAAGATATTAAAGCATTGCTGATACGCCAGTTTGACGGAGCAGTAATTGTAAAAGAACAGGCTACAGGTCTGCAACCAGCCTTATATATTATGCCCGAAAATCTGATTGAAGTATGTCAGTTTCTTCGGGATTGTTCAGATACGTATTTTGATTTTCTATCTAATATTACAGCAGTAGATGATTTTCCTGCGGATACCTTTACTGTCGTTTATCATTTAGCCTCTATTCCGCATCAACTTCAGCTGACTCTGAAGACAGAATTGACGGCAAGCCGGGATCTGGAAATTCTGCCTTCTCTGCCTTCGGTATCTGCAGTTTGGAAAACAGCTGAATGGCATGAGCGTGAAGCATTCGATCTGATGGGAATATTTTTTACAGATCATCCAGATCTCCGAAGAATTTTGCTTCCTGATGACTGGGAAGGATTTCCATTACGCAAAGATTACCAGGATCCCGAGCAGTATCATGGTATTAATATCAATTAA
- a CDS encoding UDP-N-acetylmuramate--L-alanine ligase — protein MRIHFIAIGGSIMHNLAISLANQGHQISGSDDQIVEPSRTRLLEAHLLPQEIGWFPEKINSDIDAVILGMHAEADNPELLKAQELDLKIYSFPEFVYEQSKQKTRVVIAGSYGKTTITSMIMHVLKTLGRSFDYLVGAQLEGFDRLVNLTTDNPVIIIEGDEYYASTLDHRSKFHLYHPNIALISNVEWDNFKSVISQEDYYDQFRIFIDTIVLKGTLVYNKEDKVLKSLVGETMVCKINRHGYKSPEYTINKGITYLHYGDEQIPLQVFGKHNLSNIAGAYTVCEWLGVKKQEFFEAIKSFKSSIRYLEFVAGQDGSVVYQDFAHTPAKLRWSIHAVKEQFPQKELVAVIELSAYDSLNKEFLANYRGAMDEADIPVVFINKDSFKEKNKNIDHLEQDIRDYFGNNSIKVVLDLSNLNYFLEDFKSKGYNLLFMSSGNYSGVNMVSFADKFFKND, from the coding sequence ATGCGTATTCATTTTATTGCAATAGGCGGGAGTATCATGCATAATCTGGCTATTTCATTAGCCAATCAGGGGCATCAGATCAGTGGTTCGGACGATCAGATAGTAGAGCCTTCCAGGACGCGTCTTTTGGAAGCGCATTTACTTCCCCAGGAGATAGGCTGGTTTCCGGAGAAGATCAACTCGGATATTGATGCTGTGATATTAGGGATGCATGCCGAAGCTGATAATCCTGAGTTGCTCAAAGCACAGGAACTGGATCTTAAGATCTATTCTTTCCCGGAGTTTGTTTACGAACAAAGTAAACAGAAAACGCGTGTGGTGATCGCAGGATCATATGGTAAAACAACTATTACCAGTATGATTATGCATGTATTGAAAACCTTAGGACGCTCTTTTGATTACCTTGTAGGTGCTCAGTTGGAAGGCTTCGACAGACTGGTGAATCTCACTACGGATAATCCTGTCATTATTATCGAAGGCGATGAATATTATGCGTCAACATTAGATCACAGATCTAAATTTCACCTTTATCATCCGAATATTGCTTTAATAAGTAATGTAGAATGGGATAACTTTAAATCTGTTATTTCACAGGAAGACTATTATGATCAGTTCCGCATATTTATCGATACGATCGTATTAAAAGGGACTTTGGTGTACAACAAAGAGGATAAGGTCTTAAAGTCCCTGGTGGGGGAGACAATGGTTTGTAAAATAAACAGACACGGATATAAATCTCCTGAGTACACCATCAATAAGGGTATAACTTATCTCCATTATGGTGATGAACAAATCCCACTTCAGGTGTTCGGGAAGCATAATTTATCCAATATCGCCGGAGCTTACACCGTTTGTGAATGGCTGGGGGTCAAGAAACAGGAATTTTTTGAAGCTATTAAGAGCTTTAAAAGTTCTATCCGTTACCTGGAATTTGTGGCTGGGCAGGATGGCAGTGTAGTTTATCAGGATTTTGCACATACTCCGGCTAAATTGAGATGGAGCATTCATGCGGTTAAAGAACAGTTTCCTCAAAAAGAACTTGTTGCCGTCATTGAATTGAGTGCTTATGATAGTCTGAATAAGGAATTTTTAGCCAATTACAGGGGTGCAATGGATGAAGCTGATATCCCTGTAGTGTTTATCAATAAAGATTCCTTTAAAGAGAAAAATAAAAATATTGATCATTTAGAGCAAGATATCCGTGATTACTTTGGAAATAACTCCATCAAGGTTGTTTTGGATTTGTCGAATTTAAACTACTTTTTGGAAGATTTTAAGTCGAAGGGCTATAATCTTTTATTTATGAGTTCTGGCAATTACAGCGGGGTTAATATGGTTAGTTTTGCTGATAAATTTTTTAAAAATGATTAA
- a CDS encoding YqgE/AlgH family protein, producing the protein MFNELQPQKGSLLVSEPFMLDQNFKRSVILLADHNESNGTVGFILNQRTQLMLSDVFQDVEREADFPIYLGGPVECEALFFIHKAYDLLLSGEHIIDDVYWGGDIELVLKLAKEEKITSDEVKFFIGYSGWSPYQLDREIKENSWAVDNKFNKDLTFITDGEDLWKQALISMGQKYAHVANFPQSPELN; encoded by the coding sequence ATGTTTAATGAACTACAACCGCAGAAAGGTAGTCTATTGGTTTCCGAACCCTTTATGCTTGATCAGAATTTTAAACGATCTGTCATCTTATTAGCGGATCATAATGAGAGCAACGGAACAGTTGGTTTCATATTAAATCAACGCACCCAACTTATGTTGTCTGATGTATTTCAGGATGTAGAACGGGAAGCTGACTTTCCGATTTATCTGGGAGGCCCTGTGGAATGTGAAGCTTTATTTTTTATTCACAAAGCATACGATCTGCTGCTCAGTGGTGAGCATATCATTGATGATGTATATTGGGGTGGAGATATAGAATTGGTACTTAAATTAGCGAAAGAAGAAAAAATAACATCTGATGAAGTGAAATTTTTTATCGGATATTCCGGATGGAGTCCTTATCAGCTGGATCGCGAGATTAAAGAAAACAGCTGGGCTGTAGATAATAAATTCAATAAAGATCTCACATTTATTACCGATGGAGAGGATTTGTGGAAACAGGCACTGATCAGTATGGGTCAGAAATATGCTCATGTCGCTAATTTTCCACAATCACCGGAATTAAACTAA
- a CDS encoding MFS transporter, with product MNKGLIALAFGGLAIGMTEFTMMGILPDIAKDLKIDIPVAANLIAFYALGVVVGAPTLVAFSSKYSPKSVLLFLMLLFFIFNGLFAISPDYNTLLLTRFISGLPHGAFFGVGSVVAANLAKKGKEAQAISVMFTGMTIANLAGVPIGTYIGHHFSWRITYAIISSLGLLTFLTLSMWLPRLKANKDSNILSQISYFKKWYSWLIIAIISIGTGGLFAWISYIAPLVTKVSGLDPDRVPYIMVLVGLGMFFGNLLGGKLADSILPTKASMASFAAMAVCLVILFFVSHIDWLAYVMAFITGMISFTIGPCLQMMLINNAKGAETFAAAAGQAAFNIGNTFGAFFGAIPITMGLAYNYPSLVGAGMASIGALLTFVFLKTYVLKKKNAVEKSEIIA from the coding sequence ATGAACAAAGGACTTATAGCTTTAGCATTCGGTGGTCTGGCAATCGGGATGACAGAATTCACAATGATGGGAATCCTTCCTGATATAGCTAAAGATCTGAAAATAGACATACCTGTAGCTGCTAATCTTATTGCTTTCTATGCCTTAGGCGTAGTGGTAGGCGCCCCTACATTAGTGGCTTTCAGTTCTAAGTATTCTCCAAAGAGTGTATTATTATTTTTAATGCTGTTGTTCTTTATTTTCAACGGTCTGTTTGCAATCTCTCCGGATTACAACACACTGTTGCTGACCCGCTTTATATCCGGACTGCCACACGGAGCATTTTTTGGAGTAGGTTCGGTAGTCGCGGCTAATCTGGCAAAAAAAGGTAAGGAAGCACAGGCGATATCTGTGATGTTCACAGGAATGACTATCGCTAATCTGGCCGGTGTACCTATTGGCACATACATAGGGCATCATTTTTCATGGCGGATAACCTATGCTATTATCAGTAGTCTTGGTTTATTGACGTTTCTGACGCTGAGCATGTGGCTGCCAAGGCTTAAAGCAAATAAAGACAGTAATATACTCAGTCAGATATCGTATTTCAAAAAATGGTACTCCTGGCTCATTATTGCGATTATCTCTATCGGTACAGGAGGTTTATTTGCATGGATCAGCTACATTGCGCCTTTGGTGACAAAAGTATCCGGACTTGACCCGGACCGAGTTCCCTACATTATGGTATTAGTAGGTCTTGGAATGTTTTTCGGAAATCTGCTTGGAGGAAAACTGGCCGACAGTATCTTGCCAACCAAAGCCTCTATGGCCAGTTTTGCAGCTATGGCCGTCTGCCTCGTTATCCTGTTCTTTGTTTCCCATATAGACTGGCTCGCATATGTCATGGCCTTTATTACCGGTATGATATCTTTTACAATAGGACCATGTCTGCAAATGATGCTCATCAATAATGCTAAAGGAGCAGAGACTTTTGCAGCTGCAGCCGGACAGGCAGCTTTTAATATAGGCAACACTTTCGGAGCATTTTTCGGCGCTATTCCGATTACAATGGGATTAGCTTATAATTATCCTTCTCTGGTTGGTGCAGGGATGGCCAGTATAGGAGCTTTACTGACATTCGTATTCCTGAAAACCTATGTTTTAAAGAAAAAAAACGCTGTTGAAAAAAGCGAGATTATCGCCTGA
- the dinB gene encoding DNA polymerase IV — translation MDAFYASVEQRDFPALRGKPLAVGGSPDGRGVVATASYEARKYGVKSAMPSRQALQLCPELIFTHPRFDVYKEVSQQIRQIFLRYTDLIEPLSLDEAYLDVTEDKQGIGSAIDIAKQIKKEIQEELNLTVSAGVSVNKFVAKIASDMNKPDGLTFIGPSKVVVFMERLPIEKFFGVGKVTASKMKKLGIHTGADMKQWTEEALLRHFGKTGKFFYNIVRGIDNRPVQPNRQTKSISVEDTFAQDIADIQFLEDILKELSARLVKRLNAKELTGKTVTLKVKFSDFTQATRSMTFLKAVTGEEALYQIAAELLNKVSLIEMKVRLLGVGVSNFTGEDPDQQLNRQLTLF, via the coding sequence ATGGATGCATTTTATGCTTCTGTAGAGCAACGGGACTTTCCTGCATTGCGGGGAAAGCCGCTTGCAGTTGGCGGATCTCCGGATGGGCGGGGAGTCGTGGCGACCGCAAGTTATGAAGCCAGAAAATACGGTGTTAAATCTGCTATGCCCTCCCGACAGGCGCTACAGTTATGTCCCGAACTGATCTTTACACATCCCCGCTTTGATGTATATAAAGAAGTATCACAACAGATCAGACAAATTTTTCTTCGGTATACGGATTTAATCGAGCCGCTTTCTCTGGATGAAGCTTATCTGGACGTAACGGAAGATAAACAAGGTATAGGATCCGCCATAGATATAGCCAAACAGATCAAAAAGGAGATTCAGGAAGAGCTAAACCTGACAGTATCCGCTGGTGTGTCGGTCAATAAATTTGTCGCTAAAATAGCTTCCGATATGAATAAACCGGATGGACTGACGTTTATAGGACCTTCAAAAGTGGTAGTCTTTATGGAACGTTTGCCTATTGAAAAATTCTTTGGTGTTGGTAAAGTAACGGCCTCAAAGATGAAAAAGTTGGGAATACACACAGGCGCAGATATGAAACAGTGGACGGAAGAAGCTCTGCTCAGACATTTTGGTAAAACAGGTAAGTTTTTCTACAATATTGTTCGTGGTATTGACAATCGACCGGTACAGCCTAACAGGCAAACAAAATCTATAAGTGTGGAAGATACCTTTGCTCAGGATATTGCAGATATACAGTTTCTGGAAGATATTCTGAAAGAGTTGTCTGCACGTCTTGTTAAACGATTGAATGCAAAAGAGCTCACAGGTAAGACTGTTACCTTAAAAGTTAAATTTTCTGATTTTACCCAGGCGACACGTAGCATGACATTTTTAAAGGCTGTGACAGGTGAGGAGGCACTCTATCAGATCGCTGCTGAGCTTCTGAATAAAGTCTCACTGATTGAAATGAAAGTGCGCTTACTGGGAGTAGGAGTATCCAATTTTACAGGTGAAGATCCAGACCAGCAGCTAAACAGACAGTTAACACTGTTTTAA
- the scpB gene encoding SMC-Scp complex subunit ScpB — protein sequence MKDVLLHIEAIVFASEEGITLNELKQVVEDALAISISKDEISDLVDRIKTKYQQEDYILELKLINNAYQFLTKPIYHESVNQLQSHKEKKKLSQSALETLAIIAYRQPITKLEVEQIRGVNCDYSIQRLLEKNLIQITGKSETIGKPLLYGTSTQFMNHFGINSTKDLPQLKDIVNEENTIGEIAE from the coding sequence GTGAAGGACGTATTACTCCATATAGAAGCTATTGTATTTGCTTCTGAAGAAGGCATCACACTTAATGAGTTAAAACAAGTGGTGGAAGATGCTTTAGCTATCAGCATATCGAAGGATGAAATATCTGATCTGGTTGATCGTATCAAAACAAAATATCAACAAGAAGATTATATTCTCGAATTAAAACTTATTAATAACGCTTATCAGTTTCTGACCAAACCCATTTATCATGAATCGGTTAATCAGTTGCAATCTCATAAAGAGAAGAAAAAATTAAGTCAGTCGGCTCTGGAAACTTTAGCTATTATAGCCTATCGTCAACCCATCACAAAATTAGAAGTCGAACAAATCAGAGGAGTCAATTGCGATTACTCTATTCAGCGTTTGCTGGAAAAAAATCTCATTCAGATTACCGGAAAATCCGAAACCATCGGAAAACCATTATTGTATGGTACCAGTACCCAATTCATGAATCATTTTGGCATCAACAGTACAAAGGATCTCCCTCAACTGAAAGACATTGTCAATGAAGAAAACACTATTGGAGAAATTGCGGAATAG
- the pdxH gene encoding pyridoxamine 5'-phosphate oxidase translates to MSIIHKDIAAIRVDYTLNELSEDQVNADPLAQFEKWFNEALHAEVMEPNAMSLATVSAEGFPSSRIVLLKDLKDNGFSFFTNYQSRKGNEVVENCHVALLFFWPELQRQVRIEGLIEKLPSSDSDEYFASRPKGSQIGAVASPQSKTIPNRAYLESKVDELNSQYADQDAVDRPQHWGGYLVRPVAVEFWQGRSSRLHDRLLYSKVSDSWKITRLAP, encoded by the coding sequence ATGTCAATAATACATAAAGATATAGCAGCGATACGGGTGGATTATACGCTGAATGAATTGTCAGAAGATCAGGTTAATGCAGATCCTCTTGCACAATTTGAAAAATGGTTTAATGAAGCGCTACATGCTGAAGTAATGGAGCCAAATGCCATGTCATTAGCGACTGTTTCTGCAGAAGGTTTTCCTTCTTCCAGAATTGTATTGCTGAAAGATCTGAAGGATAACGGATTTAGTTTTTTTACTAATTATCAGAGCCGTAAGGGAAATGAAGTAGTAGAAAATTGTCATGTTGCACTTTTATTCTTTTGGCCTGAGCTCCAAAGGCAGGTCAGAATTGAAGGTTTAATAGAAAAACTTCCTTCATCAGATTCTGACGAATATTTTGCATCCAGACCGAAAGGCAGTCAAATTGGAGCCGTTGCTTCTCCGCAGAGTAAAACGATTCCCAACAGAGCTTATCTGGAAAGTAAGGTGGATGAGTTGAACAGTCAGTATGCTGACCAGGATGCTGTGGACAGACCACAACACTGGGGTGGATATCTGGTGCGCCCTGTAGCTGTTGAATTCTGGCAGGGAAGAAGCAGCAGACTGCATGACCGATTGTTGTATAGTAAAGTTTCCGATTCCTGGAAAATTACACGTTTAGCTCCTTAA